The following are from one region of the Capsicum annuum cultivar UCD-10X-F1 chromosome 1, UCD10Xv1.1, whole genome shotgun sequence genome:
- the LOC107854908 gene encoding glucan endo-1,3-beta-glucosidase A-like, with product MRIYFLDANVFNVLKGSNIEIILDVPNQDLEAQTNPSNANRWVQDNIRSHFLDVKFKYIAVGNEVDPSTNTGQYARFVVPAMENIYNALSAVGLQNQIKVSTATYSGLLANTYPPKDSIFREEYKSFINPIIGFLSQNNLPLLANIYPYFGHTDNTANVLLSYALFNQQGKNPVGYQNLFDALLDSMYFATEKLGGQNIEIIVSESGWPSSGHPAAITENARTYCTNLINHVKGGVGTPKKPGRIIETYLFAMFDEKQKKGKISEQHFWTVLS from the coding sequence ATGAGAATCTATTTCCTAGATGCAAACGTCTTCAATGTTCTCAAAGGAAGTAACATTGAAATAATTCTTGATGTCCCAAATCAAGATCTTGAAGCCCAAACCAATCCTTCAAATGCCAATAGGTGGGTGCAAGATAATATAAGAAGTCATTTTCTAGatgttaaatttaaatatatagccGTTGGAAATGAAGTTGATCCCAGTACAAATACTGGTCAATATGCACGATTTGTTGTTCCGGCAATGGAAAACATTTACAATGCGTTATCAGCTGTAGGATTGCAAAATCAAATCAAGGTTTCAACTGCGACGTACTCAGGGCTCTTAGCTAACACCTACCCACCAAAAGATAGTATTTTTCGCGAAGAATACAAAAGTTTCATTAACCCCATAATCGGATTTctatcacaaaataatcttccaCTCTTAGCCAATATTTACCCTTATTTTGGCCATACTGATAACACTGCCAATGTTTTGCTTTCTTATGCACTGTTTAACCAACAAGGAAAAAACCCAGTAGGATATCAAAATCTTTTTGACGCCCTTTTGGATTCTATGTATTTTGCTACAGAGAAACTTGGAGGACAAAATATTGAGATTATTGTATCGGAAAGTGGTTGGCCTTCTAGCGGACACCCTGCAGCAATTACAGAAAATGCAAGGACTTACTGCACGAATTTGATTAATCATGTGAAAGGAGGGGTTGGCACACCAAAGAAACCTGGACGGATCATAGAAACTTATTTGTTCGCAATGTTTGACGAAAAGcagaagaagggaaaaatcagtGAGCAGCATTTTTGGACTGTTTTATCCTGA